In the genome of Natronomonas salina, the window AACGGGCGTTCCGGACCGCCGAGCAGCTCGTCAGACGGCACCGCCGGGAGGTGACGCTCGGGGCCACGCTGTTCGCCCTCTACCTCGGAGTCCGGGCGGCCGGAATCGGGCTGGAGACCGCACTCCCCTGGGTCAACCCGAAGATCATCGCGGCGCCGCTGTACGTCGCGCTCGTCGTCGGGCTCCCCGGGCTCGCCTACCACTTCGGGCGGGGGACGAACCGCGTCTGGGCGTTCACCCACGCGGTCGGGGCGCTCGGGACCGCCTTCATCGTCGACTTCGCCGTCATGGGCGTCTCGGTCGTCCCGATGCCGGTCGTCCTCCACCGGGTCGCCGTGCTCAGTTCGATCGGCCTCATCGCGGTCGGGAGCACGTTCCTCGCGGAGGACGACGACCGGTTGCCGCTGGTCATCGGCCTGATCGGCTGGATCGCGGCGCTCGCGCTGCCCGCCTTCGGCTACATCTGAACGGCTGCAGAAGGGACGCGGCGGGCTTACCCGAGGTCTAGCATCTCGGCGACCTGCTGCATGTCCTTGTCGCCGCGGCCGGAGAGGTTGACGACGATGGTGTCGTGGTCGCCCTCGTCGGCCAGCTGGCCGGCGAGCGCGACGGCGTGGGCCGACTCCAGGGCCGGGATGATGCCCTCGAGTTCCGAGAGGTCGCGGAACGCGGTCATCGCCTCGTCGTCGGTGATGCCGCGGTACTCGCAGCGACCGACCGCCCGGAACATAGCGTGCTCGGGGCCGACGCCCGGGTAGTCCAGTCCCGCGCTCACGCTGTGGACGTCGACGTCGTCGCCGATGACGCGGGTTCGCATCCCGTGGATGACGTCCTCGTCGCCGGCGGCAAGCGGCGCGGCGTGTCGCTTCGAGTCGGCGCCCTCGCCGCCCCCCTCGCCGCCGTAGAAGGCGACGTCGTCGTCGCGGAAGGCGTCGAAGAGGCCGATGGCGTTCGAACCGCCGCCCACGCAGGCGACGCAGGCGTCCGGCAGACCGCCGATCCGCTCCTGGATCTGTTCGCGGGCCTCCTCGCCGATGACGGACTGGAACTCCCGGACCATCCGCGGGAACGGGTCCGGGCCGACGACGCTGCCGACCAGGTAGTGGGTGTCCTCGACGTTCCCGGCGAAGTCCTCGAGGGCGGCGTCGACGGCGTCGGCCAGCCCCTTGTCACCCCGAGTGACCTCGTTGACCTCCGCGCCCATCAACCGCATGCGGAAGACGTTCATCTGCTGGCGGCGGACGTCCTTCTCGCCCATGTAGATCTCCGTGTCGAGGCCGAGGAGCGCGCCGACCATCGCCGTCGCGGTGCCGTGCTGGCCCGCGCCCGTCTCGGCGATGAGCCGCTCCTTGCCGGCCTCCTTGGCGAGCAGCGCCTGCCCCAGCGTGTTGTTGATCTTGTGGGCGCCGCCGTGGAGGAGGTCCTCGCGCTTGAGGTAGATGTCCGCGCCGTAGGCGTCGCTGAGGTTCTCGGCGTGGAACAGCGGCGTCGGCCGGCCGGCGTACTCCTCGCTGAGGCGGCGCAGTTCCGACTGGAACTCCTCGGTCGGGACGATCTCCTCGAAGGCGCCCGCCAGCTGGTCGAGCGGCTCCTGCAGCGGTTCCGGGACGTACCGGCCGCCGAACTCTCCGAACTCGTGGTCTCCGGTGTCGGCCATGGTTCGGATACGGACACAGATGGCCAAAACTGTTCGGGACCGGCCGGGAGTGACCCGATATCCAGTTGCTACCGACCGTTTGTCGGCTACTAAACCGCCTGAAACGGTGTTTAGCGCCGTCATAAACAAGTACCGGAGGTGTGTGGACACGGTCGACCGTGTCGACCGAACGTCGCCTTGAGCGGGACCAGACGTCACCGGACAATGAGTGAACGAACGACGACGATCAGGGAGGAGTACCGCGCGGTCCGCGGGTGGCTGCCGTGGCTCTTCGCGGCCGTCTACTTCCCGGTGTACGTCGTCCTGGACTACCTCGTCGGGGGACCGCTGGCGGCCCGGTTCGGCCTCCCCCGGAGCGTCAGCGTCGCCCTGGTCGGCCTCTCCGTCGCCATGGTGCTCACGACGGCCATCGTCGTGGCTCGCATGGACAGCGTCTCGGTGGTCGGGGCGCTCGACGAGGCGAACCCGCTCTCGCGGGTCCGCACCGGCCGGCGATCGACGGTCGGGCCGGGCGGCGCCGTGAACCGTCGGACGGTCGGGACCGACCGTTCCGTGAAGACGGGCGACGGCGGGGACGATCCGTCGGGACCGGAGGCTCGGCTCGCGAGCGAGGCGGACGACGAAGAAGACTGGCCCAACGAGTGGATTCCCGGCGACCAGCTCTGAGGATTACGCCGCGGTCTCGTCGGATT includes:
- the trpB gene encoding tryptophan synthase subunit beta translates to MADTGDHEFGEFGGRYVPEPLQEPLDQLAGAFEEIVPTEEFQSELRRLSEEYAGRPTPLFHAENLSDAYGADIYLKREDLLHGGAHKINNTLGQALLAKEAGKERLIAETGAGQHGTATAMVGALLGLDTEIYMGEKDVRRQQMNVFRMRLMGAEVNEVTRGDKGLADAVDAALEDFAGNVEDTHYLVGSVVGPDPFPRMVREFQSVIGEEAREQIQERIGGLPDACVACVGGGSNAIGLFDAFRDDDVAFYGGEGGGEGADSKRHAAPLAAGDEDVIHGMRTRVIGDDVDVHSVSAGLDYPGVGPEHAMFRAVGRCEYRGITDDEAMTAFRDLSELEGIIPALESAHAVALAGQLADEGDHDTIVVNLSGRGDKDMQQVAEMLDLG